The Streptomyces sp. NBC_00162 genome includes the window CGTCTCGCATGCGGAGGGTGTCGGTGCCGGTGAAGGTGACCCGGGTCCCGGGCTCGGCCCTGGCGCCGGGGAAGCCGCCGGCGTAGGTGCCGGTTGCCGTCCAGCGGACGGACGCGTAGCGGCCGTCGACCAGCGGGTCGACCTGCAGGGTGAAGCGCAGGTCAGGGAAGGCCGCGCGGGTCTGGCCGATCCAGGCGACCAGGCCGTCGACGCCTCTGATGGAGCTGCCGTCTCCGCCGTCCAGGAGTGCGGCGTGGACCCGGAAGTCGGGAGAGATGATGCCCGGCGCCCGGGCGGAATCGCCGTTCCAGAGGTCGAGCCATGCGTCGAGCATCGCCTTCGGCTTCTTCGCACCCTCGCGGTGGTCTTGGGCGGCGACCGTCCGATCGGCCGCGGTGGTCGGCGAGGTGTG containing:
- a CDS encoding ester cyclase, whose protein sequence is MTATHTTRRYRARLLIPAAIAALALTSTSAVAHTSPTTAADRTVAAQDHREGAKKPKAMLDAWLDLWNGDSARAPGIISPDFRVHAALLDGGDGSSIRGVDGLVAWIGQTRAAFPDLRFTLQVDPLVDGRYASVRWTATGTYAGGFPGARAEPGTRVTFTGTDTLRMRDGKFVEYWLNSDTLQLLTQLQAL